The genomic segment GCCAGCCAGCCGGGGCGGTCACAGCGAGGCAAGCCGGGACGACACGGGAGAGCCGGCCAGGCGCAAGGCTGGCCCTGGCAAGGCGGGGTGAGCCAGCCGGGAGAAGGCGGGGGCAAGCCGAGACAGGCCCGGACGGGCCGGGACAAGGCGAAGCCACCCGAGATGGGGTTGAACGGCGCGGGTCGGGGCGTGCTGACAGCGTGCGGCTGGCTCAGGCGGCGCAGGAGCCCGGGGGCAGTTCGGGCTCGCTGAGCTGGGCCAGGGACTGGTTGACCTCGGTGCGGGTGGCCAACTGCCGGTACTGTTCGCCGATCACGATGTCGATCACGTCGGTGGTGCGGGTGGCGCTGTACTGCGGTTCGGCCTCGCCCAGGAAGAACGCCCGGATCCAGTGGGCCGCGCCGACCGTTTTCGGCCCGTAGCGGACCACGGCGATCGTGGCCAGTTTGTTCTTGCTCCGGGCGGGTTTCTGCATCACGAAGCCGCGGTTCTTGAAGTCTTCGGTGACCTGGTCGGCGGTGCCCGCCGTCTTGGTGCCGTTGAGCACGCGCAGTTTCACCTGGGCGGCCTCGTCGGGCAGGGTGAGCGACACGCGGGGTGCACCCGGCGGGCAGTCCTGACCCGCGGCCGCGTCGGCCTGGGTGTCGCGGGCCACCGCCACCACCACCACGATGATCGCGGCTACGGCCAGGGCGACAAGGACGACAAGCGCTCGCACGCGCGTGAAGCTCATAAATCTGAAGATGCCCAGCGGGCCGGTTCCGTTGCACTGCGACAAGAGTCTTGACCAAACCGTCACCCGGCGATGCCGTGGGCCCAGGGGAAGACCCGCGGCCGGGCCGTCACCGCGTAGCCGAACGTGACCCGCAGGATGATCGCGGCGAAGGCAACACCGGCGTCACGAGGCCCGCCGCCACCTCCTAGGCGACGTTCGATCACCCGCTCCGGCTGGGCACGCGGGCCGCCCTCCGGCACTTCACCAACAAGGCCACCCTCAACCTGTGGCGGGCCGGCGAGGGCTTGGGCACGCAGGTCTACGACTACCTGGTCAGCGCCGACGACGGCCACGCCGCGGCACCCCGCCGGCCCTGGCCCAGGGTTACGGCCCGGAGGCGACCGCCACCCTCGACCCGAGCTTGGGCCCGCCGTCCGCTGCCCACCCCGTCGTCACTCACGGCGAGCCCGTCCGCCCTGACGCCGGGTCCAACCCCACCCGTGGCCGCGCGGGATCGGTCAGCCGGGGACTTCGCCGGTGTTGACGAGGCGTTCGGCCACTGACACGAGCTTCTGGTTCGAGTTCTGCGAGATGGTGGACAGCAGGTCGAAGGCGGCGTCGGGGGTGATCCGGAGCCGCTCGATCAGGATGCCTTTGGCCTGCCCGATCAGGTCGCGCGTCTCCAGCGCGGCGGTGAGCTGGGCGACCCGCTGGCCGTCGGCCAGGGCGAGCGCGGCCAGCGTGCCGTAGACGGCGGCCAGGCGGCGCTCGGACTCGCCGAACGCGGCGGTCCGCTCGCCGTAGAGGCTGAGCGTGCCCAGTCTGAGGTTGTCCACCCACAGCGGCACGCACAACATGCTGCACACGCCCTCACGCACGGCCACGGCCGAGAACTCGGGCCAGCGGTCGTCGGTGGTCATGTCGTCGACGACGATCACCCGTTGCTGCCGGGCGGCGTCGACGCAGGGACCGGCGCCCCGCTCCTGCTGCAGGCGGTCGAGGACGCGGGGTGGCTCGCCGAGCGTGGCCCGCGGAACGAGCCGGGTGTTCTCCAGCTCGATCAGGCCGGCCCAGATCGCGGGCGGGATCGTCGCGGTGGCCTGGGTGACGATCGCCGTCAATCCGGCGGGCTCCTCGGCCCGGATGGCCCGCGCGGCCCGGGAGAGCTGCTCCAGCACTTCGTCGGGCTGCACTTCCAGCTCTGTCATGACCTCCCCCATCAGGTGTCGGAACACGTAAGCATGAGTCGCGTCGTTTGATGCGTCGTTTCGCGGCTATTTTAATACCGGACGAGGACGTTGTCCTCTCGGCACTCAGGGAAGGCCGATGGCCGAATGGACAAGCCGGCGATCGTCGCGACGGCCCGAAGACTGCAGGTGGAAGCGGCCGAGCTGTGCGAACGCGCCGCCGACGCGCACACCGCGGCCGTCGAACAGCGCGAACGGGCCCGGACCGCCCGCGTACGGAGGCTGATCACTCCGAGCTGACCACCAGCGACCCGAAACCGGCGGCCGCCGTCACCTCCAGGCCCGATCCGGCGCCCGCGGTCAGCGTCGTGTTCTGTCCGATGCCGCGCTCCCGCCGGCCGTACAGCCTCACCTCGCCCGCACCGAACCGGGCCACGACCTGCACCGGGACCTCACCCTCGGTGCGGATGCTCCACTGCCGCACCCCGCCCGACATGCGGATCGGCAACACCCGGTCGGAGCGGGGCAGCGCCAGTACGACCGAATCGGCCCCGCCGGCCAGGTCGACCTCGCGCACCACGCCCCCGGTCAGCACAAACGTCGCCGCGCGGACCCCGCCGTTCATCCGGATGGTCCAGGCGATCCGCTCGTCGAGCACCACGTCGAGCCGCCCCGCCCCGGGCCCGGCGGCCAGCCGGACCTGGTCCCCCGCCACGCTCGCGGCGGGCGCCGGTCCACCGCCGGGCGGCGCGCTGACCCGGATCGGCCCCGCATCCGGCCGCCCCAGCGTGAGATGCAGTTCGGGCACGTCGCTGACCAGCTCGAACGTTCCCGCGCCGAACGCCGGTGGGCCGGGCGACACGAAGACCGGCCCGCCGTCCGCCCGCGGCGGCGCGGGCGACCGCTCCCCACCTCCGGCCAGCCCGGCCACGACCACCGAGCTCACCCCGGCGAGAACCGCGCCCGCCACCCCCATCGCGGCCGCGCGAGGCCGTCGCTTCCTTCCCCCGTACGTGGCCGGCCGCCCACGAACGGGCGGCACCACCGGAAGCTCCG from the Paractinoplanes abujensis genome contains:
- a CDS encoding GAF and ANTAR domain-containing protein, giving the protein MTELEVQPDEVLEQLSRAARAIRAEEPAGLTAIVTQATATIPPAIWAGLIELENTRLVPRATLGEPPRVLDRLQQERGAGPCVDAARQQRVIVVDDMTTDDRWPEFSAVAVREGVCSMLCVPLWVDNLRLGTLSLYGERTAAFGESERRLAAVYGTLAALALADGQRVAQLTAALETRDLIGQAKGILIERLRITPDAAFDLLSTISQNSNQKLVSVAERLVNTGEVPG
- a CDS encoding LytR C-terminal domain-containing protein; translated protein: MSFTRVRALVVLVALAVAAIIVVVVAVARDTQADAAAGQDCPPGAPRVSLTLPDEAAQVKLRVLNGTKTAGTADQVTEDFKNRGFVMQKPARSKNKLATIAVVRYGPKTVGAAHWIRAFFLGEAEPQYSATRTTDVIDIVIGEQYRQLATRTEVNQSLAQLSEPELPPGSCAA